One Candidatus Omnitrophota bacterium genomic region harbors:
- the plsY gene encoding glycerol-3-phosphate 1-O-acyltransferase PlsY: protein MISTVLCLFAAYLLGSIPSAYYAGKWVKGIDLRQMGSGNLGFTNAWRELGAKWSLPVLAFDLLKGVPGIIMARSIQPDNEYLAIAAGLVSILGHNWTIFLGFRGGGKGVAVSAGVFFALTPYCFLIALAAFLATLLSTRFMSLASIAGAAALAFTGALFRWLHFASAPSLETFIFILIAAFLVIIRHRSNLSRIWSGEERKFQFHKKEAQS, encoded by the coding sequence ATGATTTCCACGGTTCTTTGCTTGTTCGCCGCTTATCTTCTCGGTTCGATTCCTTCCGCTTATTATGCCGGGAAATGGGTAAAAGGAATCGACCTGCGCCAAATGGGCAGCGGCAATCTGGGTTTTACCAACGCCTGGCGCGAGTTGGGCGCGAAATGGAGTTTGCCGGTGTTGGCGTTCGATTTGTTGAAAGGCGTTCCAGGAATAATTATGGCTCGGTCGATTCAGCCCGATAATGAATATTTGGCTATTGCGGCGGGATTGGTTTCCATCCTTGGCCATAATTGGACGATCTTCCTCGGTTTCCGCGGCGGGGGAAAAGGCGTGGCCGTCTCTGCGGGCGTCTTCTTCGCCCTGACGCCATATTGTTTCCTCATCGCCCTGGCTGCTTTTCTCGCAACCCTGCTCTCGACGCGCTTCATGTCGTTAGCGTCGATCGCCGGAGCGGCGGCGTTGGCTTTTACCGGCGCGCTTTTCCGCTGGCTTCATTTTGCCTCGGCGCCATCGTTGGAAACGTTTATATTCATCCTCATCGCCGCTTTTTTAGTGATTATCCGGCACCGTTCCAACCTGTCGCGCATCTGGAGTGGCGAAGAACGGAAATTTCAATTTCATAAAAAGGAAGCCCAATCGTAA
- a CDS encoding DinB family protein: MNPISQKIRETIEAVKPALLVIAPETASRKASPEAWSKQEILGHLIDSACNNHQRFVRGAQNLARDFPMYKPVQWVEVQRYREMNWQELVELFYHYNLHLSRVIDNLSPEAMNNPCNIGKDNPVTIQFVVDDYLRHLRHHLEKILEKPI; the protein is encoded by the coding sequence ATGAATCCAATCTCCCAAAAAATCCGTGAGACGATCGAAGCTGTCAAGCCTGCATTATTAGTTATTGCGCCGGAAACGGCTAGCAGGAAGGCAAGCCCTGAAGCGTGGTCGAAGCAGGAAATTCTCGGCCATTTGATCGATTCCGCGTGCAACAACCACCAGCGCTTCGTGCGGGGAGCGCAAAACCTCGCCCGAGATTTCCCAATGTACAAGCCAGTGCAATGGGTGGAAGTGCAGCGCTATCGGGAAATGAATTGGCAGGAATTGGTCGAACTATTTTACCATTACAACTTACATCTAAGCCGGGTCATCGACAATCTTTCGCCGGAAGCGATGAACAATCCTTGCAACATCGGCAAAGACAATCCGGTTACGATCCAATTCGTCGTTGACGATTACTTGCGGCACTTGCGGCATCATTTGGAAAAAATCCTCGAAAAACCAATATAA
- the hisA gene encoding 1-(5-phosphoribosyl)-5-[(5-phosphoribosylamino)methylideneamino]imidazole-4-carboxamide isomerase — protein sequence MEIIPAIDLRGGQVVRLLRGEYGQETVYETTPGAIAKKWQEGGARLIHIVDLDGAREGEMLNRGAIQSIVQAVCIQTELGGGLRDMASIAIALDELGVTRAILGSVLLENPGLAAEAAQRYPRRIILGIDARDGLVATRGWRTTSSVKALDLLKEFETIPIGSVIYTDIARDGALTGPNLPETARMAHASPFPFIASGGVGDLSHIQALADLNRSLGGKIAGVIVGKALYEGKFTLPEAIAAAGR from the coding sequence ATGGAGATCATACCCGCCATCGATCTGCGCGGCGGCCAAGTCGTCCGTCTTTTGCGCGGCGAATACGGCCAGGAAACCGTCTACGAAACCACGCCCGGCGCTATCGCGAAAAAGTGGCAAGAGGGCGGCGCGCGGCTGATTCATATCGTCGATCTTGACGGCGCCCGCGAGGGGGAGATGCTCAATCGCGGCGCCATTCAAAGCATTGTCCAAGCCGTCTGCATCCAAACGGAACTGGGCGGAGGGCTGCGCGACATGGCTTCCATCGCGATAGCGCTGGACGAACTCGGCGTAACTCGCGCCATTTTGGGCAGCGTGCTCTTGGAAAATCCCGGCCTGGCGGCGGAAGCGGCGCAACGCTATCCCCGGCGCATCATTCTCGGCATCGATGCGCGCGACGGCCTGGTCGCCACGCGGGGATGGCGCACGACTAGTTCCGTAAAGGCGCTTGACCTGCTCAAGGAATTCGAAACTATTCCCATCGGCAGCGTTATCTACACCGACATCGCCCGCGACGGCGCGCTGACTGGCCCAAACCTCCCAGAGACGGCGCGCATGGCGCATGCCTCCCCCTTTCCCTTCATCGCTTCCGGCGGCGTTGGAGACCTGTCCCACATCCAAGCTTTAGCCGACCTCAACCGCTCCCTCGGCGGCAAAATTGCAGGCGTCATCGTCGGCAAGGCGTTGTACGAGGGAAAATTCACCCTGCCCGAAGCCATCGCTGCGGCGGGGAGATGA
- a CDS encoding DUF6448 family protein, giving the protein MNKMRTIGIVAVLGFLAAGISLYRAGMAFAHCDTMKGPVVVEAKAALEKGDVVSILKWVKKEYEAEIKSAFAQAIAVRAQGAEAKALADRYFLEILVRLHRSGEGASYDGLKDEPLEPIVAMADMALADGSADDMIEEIAAHMKKTVQEKFHKVLEAQKSKDKSVEAGREFVEAYVTYMHYVEGIHSAILSAGGHHHAEAGEASSSEESHAHKE; this is encoded by the coding sequence ATGAATAAGATGCGAACAATTGGAATAGTGGCTGTATTGGGATTCTTGGCGGCGGGGATTTCGCTTTACCGGGCGGGAATGGCGTTTGCGCATTGCGATACGATGAAAGGGCCTGTCGTCGTGGAAGCCAAGGCCGCCTTGGAAAAAGGCGATGTTGTTTCGATTTTGAAATGGGTGAAGAAGGAATACGAAGCGGAAATCAAGTCCGCCTTTGCGCAGGCCATCGCCGTTCGCGCCCAAGGCGCGGAAGCGAAAGCTCTGGCTGATCGATATTTTCTCGAAATCCTCGTGCGTCTGCATCGCTCGGGCGAAGGCGCCTCTTACGACGGTCTTAAGGACGAGCCGCTTGAGCCGATCGTCGCCATGGCCGATATGGCTCTCGCCGATGGCTCCGCCGACGATATGATCGAAGAGATCGCCGCCCATATGAAAAAGACCGTCCAAGAGAAATTCCATAAAGTTTTAGAAGCCCAAAAAAGTAAGGATAAGAGCGTCGAGGCGGGACGCGAGTTCGTAGAAGCCTACGTAACATACATGCACTATGTCGAAGGGATTCACTCCGCTATCCTCTCTGCAGGCGGTCATCACCACGCCGAGGCGGGAGAAGCCTCTTCTTCCGAAGAGAGCCATGCGCATAAGGAATAA
- a CDS encoding nuclear transport factor 2 family protein: MEANAIETVKAFIEAINAHDVAALGSLMTEDHTFKDAGGGCTTGKDKMIPGWAQYNAMFPDFAIRVDDIFSDGILVAIFGSTSGTYNGIEGMKPENKVGGPAAWKAIVENGKIKLWQVYADYTETWKVVNANQ, from the coding sequence ATGGAAGCGAATGCTATCGAAACGGTCAAAGCGTTCATCGAAGCCATCAACGCCCATGACGTCGCTGCGCTGGGAAGCCTGATGACGGAGGATCATACTTTCAAAGACGCGGGCGGGGGATGTACGACGGGCAAAGATAAAATGATTCCCGGATGGGCGCAATATAACGCCATGTTCCCCGATTTCGCCATCCGCGTCGACGATATCTTCAGCGATGGCATCCTCGTCGCCATATTCGGCTCCACCAGCGGAACGTACAACGGCATAGAAGGCATGAAACCCGAAAACAAAGTCGGCGGCCCCGCCGCATGGAAAGCTATCGTCGAAAACGGAAAAATCAAATTATGGCAAGTCTACGCCGACTATACGGAGACGTGGAAAGTCGTTAATGCGAATCAATAG